Within the Flavobacterium sp. N502536 genome, the region GCCTTTGTATCCCTGACATTAACACCAATGCTAAACGCCTATCTGATGAAAGGCGGAGAACAGAAAAAATCTAAGTTTTATGTCAGAACTGAACCTTTCTTCGAAAAACTAAACAGTGGTTATGCAGACTCTTTGAATCGTTTTATTGCCAAAAAATGGCTTAGTTTCCCAATTCTGATCGCGTGTTTTGGATTGATTTATCTATTCTTTACCATTTTGCCAAAAGAAACCGCTCCGTATGACGACCGTAGTTCTGTAACCATGCGTATGACCACTCCTGAGGGATCGACTTACGAATACACAGACCGTTTTATGCAGGAAATTTCAAGATTAGTAGACGATTCGATTCCGGAGAAAAAAGTGAGTTTGGTGATTACCGCACCCGGTTTTGGTGCTTCGGCGACCAACTCGGGTTTTATACGACTTTCATTGGTTGAACCTGATCAGAGAAAAAGATCTCAGAAAGATATCGCCGATCAATTGACCAAAATGACGAAACGATATCCTGATGCAAAAACATCTGTCATTCAACAACCTACAATTGCTGTAAACCGACGTGGTGGTTTGCCGATTCAATATATCATTCAGGCTCCGAATTTTGAAAAACTGAGAGAAAAAATTCCAGTTTTTATGGAAGAAGTGGGTAAAAGTGATGTATTCTCGGTTACCGATGTCAATTTAAAATTCAACAAACCGGAAATCAACGTTAGTATCGACCGTGAAAAAGCAGAAAGTCTTGGTATATCCATTATTGATATCGCTCAGACTTTACAGCTTTCTTTAAGTGGACAGCGTTTTGGCTATTTCATTAAAAACGGAAAACAATACCAGGTAATTGGTCAGTTTGATCAAAAAGACCGTTCAAAACCGCTGGATCTGACTTCGATGTTTGTCAAAAACAAAAGCGGAGAATTGATTCAGATGGATAACGTGGTTAAAATTGAAGAACAAAGTAATCCACCGCAATTGTACCACAATAACCGTTACATGTCTGCAACCGTTTCTGCAGGTTTGGCTCCGGGAAAAAGTATCAGCGACGGTATTCAGGAAATGGACAGAATCAAAGAGAAAGTGCTGAACGATACTTTTACCACTGATTTAAGTGGAGAATCGAGAGATTTTGTTGAAAGTAGCTCAAACACTTCTTTTGCTTTTGGATTAGCTTTATTATTGATCTTTTTAATTCTTGCTGCACAGTTTGAAAGCTTTATCGATCCGCTTATTATTATTCTAACGGTACCTATGGCGGTTGCGGGAGCTTTATTTTCGCTATGGCTTTTCAATCAGACCTGGAATATTTTTAGCCAGATTGGAACGGTAATGCTTATCGGACTGGTGACCAAAAACGGGATTCTGATTGTTGAATTTGCGAATCAGCTGCGCGAACAGGGAAAACCAAAATTAGAAGCTATTTTAGAAGCCTCAGAAGCACGTTTGCGTCCTATTTTAATGACGAGTTTGGCGATTGCTTTAGGTGCTTTACCAATTGCAATGTCGCTTGGAGCAGCTTCCACAAGTAGAATTGGTATGGGAGTTGTAATTGTTGGAGGTACTATTTTCTCATTGGCCCTGACCCTATTTGTAATTCCTGCTATCTACTTAATGTGGTCTAAAGCCAGAAAACATTATCCTGAATTTGACCATATTGAAGAATATGAAAGAGATACAAAATAATTGATATAAATTTTGAAACCTATAGAAGCTGCGGTCTTCTTTTTAAAGAACCAACCGCAGCTAATCCTTCATCACATGAAAGCTAAAATAATAGTAACAAGTCTCGTTTTATTTTTGTTTTGCACAGCAAAAACGCGCGCGCAGGAAGTCTTAACGATCGAAGACGCCATGAAGATCGCCTTAGAGAATAATTTCGAAATTAAGATTGCCAAAAACAACTCTAAAATAAGCGAAACCAATGTAACCATTGGAAATGCCGGAATGCTGCCATCGGCTACTGCTTCGGTAACAGACAACAACAGTGTTACCAACTCCTCACAAACACGTCAGGACGGAACTTCTACCTCCTTAAAAAATGCCAAAAACAACAGTTTGGCCTATGGAGTAAGTCTGGGATGGACGGTTTTTGACGGAATGAAAATGTTTGCCCGACTGGATCAGCTTAAAGAATTACAAAAGCTGGGCGATTCTGAATTAAAAAGAACCATATTGGTAAAAATTGGTCAGGTAAACACCGCTTATTTTGATCTGGTACAGCAACAACAGCAATTATCGGCACTCGATACTACAATCGTAATTTCGAAACAGCGACTAACACTGGCGCAAAATCGCTTTAGCATTGGAAAAGCTTCCAAACTGGAAGTTTTGAACGCTCAGGTGGATTTAAACTCCGATCAGGTTGCTTTACTGAGACAAAAAGAATCTTATGCTAATGCTAAAATATTACTGAATCAGTATTTAGCCCGTGATGCCAAAATAAACTTTACCGTAACCGATGTAGTTACTGTAGACAATAAACTGGTTTTGGTTGATTTAATCGATTTGGCACAGAAACAAAATCCTGCTTTGGAAGCACAAATTATCAACAAACGCATTGCCGAACTTCAGTTAAAACAGGTCAAAGCAGATCGTTATCCGGTGGTAAATCTGACTTCGGGCTACAACTTTAACGAAAGTCAGTCGAGTCTTGGATTTACGAGTCAAGCTTCTTCCAAAGGTTTTAATTACGGTTTTAATGCTACTTTAAACCTGTTTGATGGTCTAAATCAGCACCGAAATGAAAAAGTAGCCAAACTGCAGATCGAAAATTCGCAGATTGCCATAGAACAGCAAAACATGATTTTAAGTACGCAATTAAGCACTGCTTTTCAAACCTACTTAACCAATCTGGAACTGATTGGATTAGAGGAAGACAACGTAACCATTGCAAAGCAGAATTTAGATATTACTTTAGACAAGTTTAAAATAGGAACCATTACCACTATTGATTTCAGAACAGCTCAGCTGAATTATGTGAATGCAAAAGTACGCTACAGCAACGCGCAATTTCAGGCAAAATTATCTGAAATTGCCCTGAAAGAATTAGCCGGAAATATTAATTTTTAAAGTAAATTTGTTTCAAAACAGATTCAAATGATTTCATACAACACCAAAGATTGGTTTACTTTTATCTTTCATTTTCATAAATCGGATACCGTTAGAAAACTGCTGCCGATCATGATTGCTATCGGAGTTTACTCCTCAATAGTTGGGTATCTTGAAGTCTCTTATTTTAAAATTGGTAAAAACGATTATATTCCCAACATCCCGATCATGCACGGGATGTTGGGTTTTGTTATATCCTTGTTATTGGTTTTCAGAACCAACACGGCGTACGATCGCTGGTGGGAAGGCCGCAAACTTTGGGGAGCCCTTGTTAATAATAGTCGAAATCTGGCTATTAAACTTTCGGCCATGCTCAAAGAGGAAAACGATCGTAAATTCTTTCGAAAGTTTATCCCTGCCTATGCCTCTGTTTTGCACAAACATCTGCACGATGCTGATACCGGCAAACAGCTTTTTGAAGATGTCGATTTAGAAATTGACCATCACAAACACAAACCAAATCAGGTAAAAAAAATAATTTTTCAAAAAGTAAACGACCTGTACGAAGCTAAAAAAATTAGCGGAGAGCAACTCATTATCCTAAACGAGGAATTACAGTCTTTTACAGACATCTGTGGTGCGTGCGAGAGAATCAAAAACACCCCTATTCCCTACTCTTACAGTGCTTTTATTAAAAAGTTCATCTTCTTTTATACCATGACATTACCCTTTGGTTATTCTGTAAGTCTAGGATATTATGTGGCACCAGTCGTGGTTTTTATTTTTTATGTATTGGCAAGTTTAGAGCTTATTGCCGAAGAAATTGAAGATCCGTTTGGTGATGATGAAAACGATCTGCCAACAAAAAAGATCTCGGAAAACATCAAAAAACACATTGAAGAACTGATTTAACTAAAATGAGTTGTTTGCTCATTTTTCTCGCAGATTTAGCAGATTTAGCAGATTCTTTTTCCTTGGATTGTGTTTCTTTTGATAGCTTCAATTAATACGAAGCAAAAGTTTTATATGTTTAGAATAATAATGTTTTAAGTGAACAACTATAAAACAGTCTGAAAAAAGCAAATAAATTGTTTCTTACTACAATGTGCAATCCTTATATTTGTAACCTCATACAAGAACAAAAAAAGTCAAAATGAAAATATCTTACAATTGGTTAAAACAATTTATAAAAACGGACTGGCCATCTGATCAAACTTCAGAATTACTAACAGATTTAGGGCTTGAAGTAGAAGTTGTCGAAAAATACCAATCGATCAAAGGCGGTTTGCAAGGTGTTGTTGTAGGACATGTATTGACTTGCGAAAAACATCCTGATGCCGACAGATTAAAAGTTACAACTGTAAATATTGGTTTAGAAGCGCCTATACAAATTGTTTGTGGTGCTGCTAACGTTGCCGCAGGACAAAAAGTACCTGTTGCTACGATAGGAACCGTTTTATATGACAAAGAAGGTTCTGAGTTTACCATTAAAAAAGGAAAAATCCGCGGAATGGAAAGCCATGGAATGATTTGTGCCGAAGACGAATTAGGCTTAGGAACAGGTCATGACGGAATTATGGTTTTGGCTGAGAATCTGGTTCCAGGAACTGCAGCTTCAGAAGTTTTTAAGGTTGTTAATGACGAAGTTTTCGAAATCGGATTGACTCCAAACCGTGCTGATGCCATGAGTCACCTGGGTACTGCCCGTGATTTAAGAGCGGGTATGCTACAACGCGGTGTAAATATTGAGTTGATCACTCCTTCTGTAAGCAATTTCAGAGTAGACATGCGTACGCTGAAAATTGACGTTAATGTTGAAGAACCACTTTTAGCACCAAGATACTGCGGAGTAACGATTTCAGGAATTACAGTTCAAGAGTCTCCGGCATGGTTACAAGACCGTCTAAAAGCGATCGGACTGACTCCAAAAAATAATATTGTCGATGTTACTAATTATGTTTTACACGAATTAGGACAGCCTTTACATGCATTTGATGCAGCAAAAATCAACGGAAAAGTAATTGTAAAAACACTTCCTGAAGGAACTAAATTTGTGACTTTAGACGATGTGGAAAGAACTTTACACAAAGAAGATCTGATGATTTGCGATGAAAAAGGACCACTTTGCATCGCAGGGGTTTTTGGAGGTAAAAAATCGGGAGTAACAGAAGGAACTACCGCTATATTCCTTGAAAGTGCTTATTTTGATGCTGTAAGCGTGCGTAAAACTGCTAAAAGACATCAACTGAATACCGATGCTTCTTTCAGATTTGAAAGAGGTATTGACCCAACGATTACCGAATATGCTTTAAAACGTGCTGCACTTTTAATTCAGGAAGTAGCCGGAGGAAAAATCACTTCTGACGTTATTGAGGTTTATCCTAAAAAAGTAGAAGATTTTTCAGTTTTATTGAATTTCAGCCACGTTTCGAAAATTATCGGTCAGGAAATTCCAAAAGATACCATCAAAAAAATCCTGGTTTCATTGGACATAAAAGTAAATAGTGTTTCAGATTCAGGTTTAGGTTTAACGATTCCTGCTTACCGTGTAGACGTACAGCGTGAAATTGACGTAATCGAGGAAATTTTGAGAGTTTACGGATACAACAACATTAATTTTTCTAAAAAATTCAATGCTACGGTAGCTAACGCCCCAAGAACCGAAGATTATAAAGTGCAAAATGTAATTGCCTCACAACTGAACTCACAAGGGTTTCACGAAATGATGGCGAACTCTTTAACTACAGCCGCCTATGCAAAATTATCGACTGCATTAAAAGAAGAGCACAATGTTACGATGCTAAATCCTTTAAGCAGTGATTTATCGACCATGCGTCAGTCTTTATTGTTTTCAGGATTGGAAGCGATCTCCTATAACATCAACAGAAAGAACTCGGATTTAAAATTGTTTGAATTCGGAAAGTCGTATCACAAATATCTTAACGGATATGAGGAGCACAAACACCTTACTTTGTTGATTTCAGGAAACCGAAACAAAGAAAGCTGGACCAACCCTCAAAAAGCTACTGATTTCTTTTTACTAAAAGGATATGTAAAAGGAGTGTTGTCGCGTTTGGGAATTGATAAAATCACCAATGCGCCTGTGCAATCTGATGTTTTCTCAGAAGGAACGGCAATTTGCTACAATAACGAAACTTTAGTAGAAACCGGAGTGATCAAAAAGTCGATATTGAAACATTTCGGAATCAAGCAGGATGTTTATTTTGCTGATTTCAACTGGGATCTGATTTTAAAAATCATTACCGGAAAAATTAAGTATACCGAAATTCCAAAATACCCTGAAGTTCGCAGAGATTTGGCCTTATTGATTGATAAAAGCACGACGTACGAAAGTATTTTTAATCTTGCCAGACAAACCGAAAAGTCTCTTTTAAAAGACATCAACCTATTTGATGTTTACGAAGGAAACAAGCTTCCGGAAGGTAAAAAATCATATGCGTTGAGTTTCACCATTCAGGACAATACCAAAACGCTTACAGATGCTCAAATTGACAAAATCATGTCGAAACTACAGCAAACGTTTGAAACTGAACTTGGAGCAACTTTAAGATAAGTTTTTAAATATCAAATTCCAAATCCCAATTCTGAATATACTTTAGAATTGGGATTTTTTTTATCTGTTTTTAGATTCTAGCTCCTAAGATTTTTGATTAACTATTGATGGTTTCTGATGTGAAATGTTAGATGTTAGAGACAATATAAAATCGGAAATCAAAAATCGTTAATCTACATTCTAAAATCAAATTAATAGGTGATAGCGGCAAAGATGGGATGTTTGCTTATTTTTTCTCTTCCGTTAAGGAAACCAAGCTCCATTAGGAAGTTGCATTGCACGATCTCCCCTCCTAGTTGCTCCACCAATTCACAAACGGCTTTTGCGGTTCCGCCTGTTGCCAAAACATCATCGTGAATCAAAACCCTGTCTCCTTTCTTTATCGCGTCTGTGTGCATCTCTAAACTGTCTGTACCGTATTCGAGTTCGTAAGAAGCCGAAATCGTGTCGTAAGGCAGCTTATTTGGTTTTCTTACGGGAACAAAGCCCGCATTCAGTTCCTGCGCCAGTAAAATCCCAAAAAAGAAGCCCCTGCTTTCAGCTCCGACTACTTTATCGATTTTTTGCCCTTTTAAAGATTCTGCCAGAATAGAAACTGCCTCTTTTCGGGCAATGGGGTCATTTAGCAGCGGAGTGATGTCTTTGAATAAAATTTCTTTTTTTGGAAATCCCTGAATATCACGTATGTAATTTTTAATCTGCATTTATTTTTACTTTTATGTTATTTTATGCTTGTATATCTCACATTTATGTCTATCTTTGCACCCGCAAACAGCAATCAACAAAGCTACTAAAAAATAGCTTATTGATAATAAAAAAAAGGCCTCGTGGCGCAACTGAATAGCGCATCTGATTACGGCTCAGAAGGTTACTGGTTTGAATCCAGTCGAGGTCACGAAAATCCCATTTCTTTCGAAGTGGGATTTTTTTTTTTGCCCTTTAGAAAATAATTGTCCTAAACAGTAACGGTCCAGATTAAGCGTAGCACTTAAATTCTTTGAGTAAAAATTGGCATCTAATCTCTCCCTCTCTTCAGATCTTTCCCCGAATGCATATAAACACTTTAACTTGTAATTATTTTTATTTAGAATAGTTAAATATTATCTTGTTTCTCAATAGTTTTAATAATAGTTTTGCAGACCAATTAAATCTTTTGAAGCTGAAACAACTTACGTGGTTTCCTTCTTAATATAATTGTACTTAATGCTTTTATATAACTAAATGAGAAAATTTCTAAATAAAATACATTTATGGCTCGGGCTTGTAACCGGATTAGTTGTATTTGTAAGTATGCTGGCGGCCAGTATTTTTGTCTGGGAAGAAGAATTATCTGCCTGGTATCATAAAGATAAAATTTTTGTTCCTGAAGTGAAGAGTACTGTTCTACCCCTTGACAGTCTTTATGCTACTATAAAACTAAAATATCCATTTGCAGATTATGCTACAATTAGCCATAATCCAAAAAAAAGTTATGTATTTAACAGCTACGAAGAAAATACAGCACCGCATTGGACAGCAGCTTCAGATTGCAAAAGCTACAGTAACATTTATATTGATCAATATACAGGTAAAGAATTAGGGGAAGTTGATTTAAGATACGATTGGATCTTTAATCTCAGAGTACTGCATCAAAATTTGCTGCTTACTTATGATGTAGGTCATTATATAGTTGGATTTTCGACCTTATTTATTTTCGTTTTAATTTTAACCGGAATCTATTTATGGTGGCCAAAAAATAAAGCAGCTTTAAAACAAAGGGTCTGGTTTCGTTGGAAAAGCACCACAAAGTGGAAACGCAAAAATTATGATTTCCACAATATAGGCGGTATTTATACTTTTATATTTATTCTGATTTTTGCCATTACTGGATTGGTCTGGACATTTGACTGGTGGACCAACGGAATATATAGAATTCTGGGTAATGATCCTGAAAAGGTATGGGCCAAAACCCCTGAAATTTCCAAAGTAAACACTGTGAATACACAAAATCCTTTTGAGTACATGGTTCAGGACATTAAGGTTAAAATTCCTAAATGGACTTCTATTGGTTTATCACTACCTGAAAAACCTACTAAAGAAGCTGTTCCGGTTGCGACTTTTATCAAACACGAAGGAAGTTCGGGCTGGGACGAATCTGATATTTATACTTATAACAGTGTCTCAGCAAAAAATTATTATACCGTTAAGCATAAAGACAAAACGCTGGGAGCAAAATGGAGAAACAGCAATTATGCAATTCATACGGGAAGTATTTATGGCTTTCCCACTAAATTGTTAGCTTCTTTAGTTTCTTTGTTTTGCGCTTTACTTCCAGTCAGTGGTTTTTTGATTTGGTGGGGAAGAAATAAGAAAAACAATCGAAAATCAAATTAGAATGGTTTGTAAACTGTTCAGTAACGGTCACAAAAAATCCCACTTCTTTCGAAATGGGATTTTTTTTTATCCTTCTTCTTCTATAACTGCATTTTAAAGTTTGAAAGATCTGCAAAGTCAAAAGGCATAAACCATTAACTACTTTAAGCATTTGAATTTTGTAAATTCAGGGGATAAAAATGTGGCAGAACCTCTTGTCCAATCAATTTTAAGGCTTCTTCCAACGGAACTTCTGATTTTCTTAAATGAAGTGCCATGTGGTTTACCCCTGCCAATTCATATAAACGCAGTAATTTCGTTAATCCATTAATACCAACAGCGCCACCAAAACGATGCGGTGTAAAAGGAGCATCAGGATTCTTTAAAAGATTTAAGTGGAAAGCTGATATATAAGGTTTCGATGCCTGATTGTTATCATAAAGTGCATTTTTCCATTCTCTTACCAAAACTTCCGTGTCTGCAACATTTCTTGGATAATTGAACCAGCCCTGCATGTTTTGAGCGATCCAATCCATACTTTGTTTTGCTCTTCCGGCTAAAATCCACGGAATTTCATTTTTAGGTTTTGGGTAAACTTGAATTTCATTGGATAAACCTTCATAATATTGATTCAGCTCGCTTTGCTCTTTCCATGCTTCTTTGATTATCTCATGGTTTAAAGCAAATCTTTCTGCTCTGGTTTCAAAATCAAATCCAAACAAAGGAAATTCTACAGGACGATCGCCTAAACCAACACCAAAAAGATAACGGCTTTCAGATAAATTTTCGATAGTTGCAATTGCTTTTGCCAATTGAAGCGGATCATGCAAAGGCAGTACAACCGCCGCAGTCCCAATGGCAATAGAATCGGTAATGGCAGCAACATACCCCAGATACGATAAGGTGTCAAAAATTTGAGCGCCATCTCCAAAACCCGGATCATATACCGGAACTTCGCGCATCCATAAAGCAGCAAATCCAAGTTTGTCTGCCAGTTTAATAAGTTCTGTGTGTTTGCTTATATCAGGAATCCCAAAAGGACGTGCTTGTTTTTTTCTTTTTTTCTCTCCTTCAAGAGACCAGTCGTTGTCTAATGGAAATTCTAGTCCAAGAGTCATTCGGCCGGGTATATGTATTTTACAAATTGTTTTCATTTTTAAATTAAATTAACGGTTAACAGATTACGAGTTATTTTAATTATTTGCTTTCTTTTTTACTTGATATTTTTGAGCTCAGTAAGGTTGCACCTATCGCAAGTACTACAAACAAAGCACCAACCCAAGGAGTAGATTCGAGTCCTAAAGTAGATTCTACTACTAATCCGCCTACATAGGCCCCAATGGCAATCCCCACATTAAAAGCTGCGATGTTAAAGGCAGATGCCACGTCTTCGGTTCCGGGCAGGTAACGTTCTGCCAGTTGAACCACGTACAATTGTAATCCCGGAACATTTGAAAATGATAAAGCTCCCATGATAAACAAAGTAATAATTCCAAAAAGAGAATCACTTGCCGTGAATGTAAAAACCAGCAATGCAATCGCCTGTAAAACAAACATCCACAATAATGCTTTCAGCGGATTTTTATTTGCTGCTTTCCCTCCTATAAGATTCCCGAAAGCGATCGCTATTCCGTACAATACAAGCACTACATTCACCATTGATTCAGAAAGCCCCATGATTTTTTGAAGTATTGGAGACAAATAAGTAAAGGCAACAAAAGTTCCTCCATACCCCAGCGTAGTCATTAAAAAAGCCAACAGCAATCGACCGTTTGCTATTACTTTAAACTGGTCTTTTATTGCGATTGTTTTTTCATTTTCGATTTTATTTGGGAGTAAAATCCAACCCGAAATCAAGCCAATCAGTCCTAAAACAGCAACTCCAATAAAAGTAGCACGCCATCCAAATTCTTGTCCAATAAAGGTTCCGAAAGGTACTCCGGTAACAATAGCAACCGTTAAACCTGTAAACATAATAGAAATTGCCGATGCTCTTTTATCAGGTGATACTAATGAAGCGGCAATGGTAGAACCTATCGAAAAGAAAACCCCATGAGCCAATCCTGTAATGATTCTTGCCATAACCAAGGTATAAAAACCAGGTGCTATTGAAGCAAGACCATTTCCTATAATAAATACAATCATTAACCAGATGAGTAATTTTTTTCTTGGAATACTTCCTGTTAAGGCTGTTAGTATTGGTGCTCCAATGGCAACACCAATGGCATATAAACTCACCAGTAATCCTGCTGATGGAATACTAATATTTAAATCTGTGGCAACTGTTGGCAATAAACCCACAATAACAAACTCTGTGGTACCAATTCCAAATGCGCTTATTGTTAATGCCCATAGCGCTGCAGGCAGTCTTTTTCGTGTAGTGGCAGTTTGTGCTATAACTGCTGTTTCATTTGTTTTCATATCGTTGTTTCAAATAAAATTATAAATGATTTAGGAGGGGAAAGGTTTAAAAAGGCAAGAGAAATAAGAGAATGCCCCGAAGGACATCCTCCTATCCTACAACCAGTTTAATCAATCTTAATGTGTCCTATAGGGTAAAGGAGAATGTTATTATTTAATCCCGCTGGATTATGAATTTCAATGCCGGCTATAAATGAGGAATGTTTCCAGGAATTGCTTCCAGAACTATTGACATTCTTTCTGATTTATTTTGTGCATTATTTGCAGTACCTAAAAAAGCGGTAACTGCCTGCATAAAATAGTGGATCGTTTTCATAATTGCATTGTTTAAAATTAACAGTACAAAGTTCTAACGATAACACAAGATATGCGAGGAGGAACATCACAGTTTTGAAGTGATGTAGATCAC harbors:
- a CDS encoding MFS transporter, which translates into the protein MKTNETAVIAQTATTRKRLPAALWALTISAFGIGTTEFVIVGLLPTVATDLNISIPSAGLLVSLYAIGVAIGAPILTALTGSIPRKKLLIWLMIVFIIGNGLASIAPGFYTLVMARIITGLAHGVFFSIGSTIAASLVSPDKRASAISIMFTGLTVAIVTGVPFGTFIGQEFGWRATFIGVAVLGLIGLISGWILLPNKIENEKTIAIKDQFKVIANGRLLLAFLMTTLGYGGTFVAFTYLSPILQKIMGLSESMVNVVLVLYGIAIAFGNLIGGKAANKNPLKALLWMFVLQAIALLVFTFTASDSLFGIITLFIMGALSFSNVPGLQLYVVQLAERYLPGTEDVASAFNIAAFNVGIAIGAYVGGLVVESTLGLESTPWVGALFVVLAIGATLLSSKISSKKESK